One genomic region from Tripterygium wilfordii isolate XIE 37 chromosome 20, ASM1340144v1, whole genome shotgun sequence encodes:
- the LOC119987437 gene encoding tubulin beta chain-like: MREILHIQGGQCGNQIGSKFWEVVNDEHGIDPTGRYTGNSVLQLERVNVYYNEANGGRYVPRAVLMDLEPGTMDSVRTGPYGQIFRPDNFVFGQSGAGNNWAKGHYTEGAELIDSVLDVVRKEAENCDCLQGFQVCHSLGGGTGSGMGTLLISKIREEYPDRMMLTFSVFPSPKVSDTVVEPYNATLSVHQLVENADECMVLDNEALYDICFRTLKLTTPSFGDLNHLISATMSGVTCCLRFPGQLNSDLRKLAVNLIPFPRLHFFMVGFAPLTSRGSQQYRTLTVPELTQQMWDAKNMMCAADPRHGRYLTASAMFRGKMSTKEVDEQIINVQNKNSSYFVEWIPNNVKSSVCDIPPKGLSMASTFIGNSTSIQEMFRRVSEQFTAMFRRKAFLHWYTGEGMDEMEFTEAESNMNDLVAEYQQYQDATADEEEDYEDDGDDGEDK, translated from the exons ATGCGTGAGATTCTTCACATTCAAGGGGGTCAATGCGGGAATCAGATTGGATCAAAGTTCTGGGAGGTCGTTAACGATGAACATGGAATCGATCCGACCGGCCGATACACCGGAAACTCAGTTTTGCAGCTGGAGAGGGTGAATGTCTACTACAATGAAGCCAATGGTGGCAGGTATGTGCCACGGGCCGTTCTCATGGACCTGGAGCCCGGTACCATGGACAGTGTCCGGACCGGCCCATATGGGCAGATTTTTAGGCCCGATAACTTCGTGTTTGGCCAATCTGGGGCTGGAAACAATTGGGCCAAGGGCCATTATACTGAAGGTGCTGAGCTCATCGACTCTGTCCTAGATGTTGTtagaaaagaagctgaaaattgtGACTGCTTGCAAG GATTTCAAGTATGTCATTCTCTTGGAGGTGGAACAGGTTCAGGAATGGGAACTCTGCTTATTTCAAAGATCAGAGAAGAATACCCGGATCGAATGATGCTTACTTTCTCTGTATTTCCATCACCAAAAGTGTCAGACACTGTTGTGGAACCTTACAATGCAACACTCTCTGTTCATCAGCTTGTGGAGAATGCTGATGAGTGTATGGTCCTTGACAATGAAGCACTTTATGATATCTGCTTCAGGACTCTCAAGCTCACCACCCCAAGCT TTGGGGACTTGAATCATCTGATATCAGCAACGATGAGTGGAGTAACATGTTGTCTCCGATTCCCCGGACAGCTCAACTCCGACCTCCGGAAGCTCGCCGTGAATTTAATTCCATTCCCAAGACTTCATTTCTTCATGGTGGGCTTTGCACCTCTGACTTCAAGAGGATCACAGCAGTACAGAACACTCACTGTCCCTGAACTGACACAACAAATGTGGGACGCCAAGAACATGATGTGTGCTGCTGATCCTCGCCACGGCCGGTACCTTACAGCATCAGCAATGTTCAGAGGCAAAATGAGCACTAAAGAAGTGGATGAACAGATCATAAACGTTCAGAACAAGAACTCATCATACTTTGTTGAATGGATTCCCAACAATGTGAAGTCAAGTGTTTGTGATATTCCACCAAAAGGACTCTCCATGGCTTCGACGTTTATCGGGAATTCGACTTCGATACAAGAGATGTTTAGGAGAGTGAGTGAGCAATTCACTGCCATGTTTAGAAGGAAAGCCTTCTTGCATTGGTACACTGGTGAAGGAATGGATGAGATGGAGTTCACTGAAGCTGAGAGTAACATGAATGATCTTGTGGCAGAGTATCAGCAATACCAGGATGCGACAGCCGATGAGGAGGAGGATTATgaggatgatggtgatgatggtgaAGACAAGTGA
- the LOC119987507 gene encoding WUSCHEL-related homeobox 1 isoform X2: protein MWMMGYNDSGHEFNTPDFHGRKLRPIIPRPVMPSTNNNHPSSTRINGTDFNLAHNHQLGTMGDQGKRLEFSGQQVVVSSRWNPTPEQLRTLEDLYRRGTRTPSADQIQHITVQLRRYGKIEGKNVFYWFQNHKARERQKRRRQTESGPGEQLPHLDVEALETKYSEANRTNHEVEQTKNWTPSTDCSILPETISIQRAAKATTMAESCRAVDLHGVCIQFDGEDQLQQQRKNFINMERNATWQMMQLSCGTHHLINTTSTATPTTTLPLPNTNSAVSTVLAPAILSRMDQNYLFKSHDQLSIFNAEHDFNSRRACNEEEEEEEENGLGEESQTLELFPLHSSNNSDNMTKEKESTDRDQELDMNANLTSYQFFEFLPLKN from the exons ATGTGGATGATGGGTTACAATGACAGTGGTCATGAGTTCAATACACCAGATTTTCATGGGAGAAAACTTAGGCCAATCATTCCAAGGCCAGTCATGCCCTCTACAAACAACAATCACCCCTCCTCTACCCGTATCAATGGCACAGATTTCAATCTTGCACATAATCACCAGCTGG GAACAATGGGTGATCAAGGCAAGAGACTAGAGTTCAGTGGACAACAGGTTGTTGTTAGTTCAAGATGGAATCCAACACCAGAGCAGTTGAGAACTCTCGAAGATTTGTATCGACGGGGGACTCGAACCCCTTCTGCAGACCAAATCCAACACATCACTGTACAACTTAGGAGGTATGGGAAAATTGAAGGGAAGAATGTGTTCTATTGGTTTCAGAATCATAAAGCCAGAGAGAGACAGAAACGACGCCGTCAAACAGAATCCGGTCCCGGAGAACAACTACCTCACCTTGACGTGGAAGCCTTAGAAACCAAATATTCTG AGGCAAACAGGACAAATCATGAAGTTGAACAGACCAAGAACTGGACACCCTCTACAGACTGCAGTATACTACCAGAG ACTATTTCAATACAAAGGGCGGCAAAAGCAACAACAATGGCAGAATCATGTAGAGCTGTAGATCTCCATGGTGTTTGCATCCAATTTGATGGTGAGGATCAATTACAGCAGCAGAGAAAGAACTTTATTAATATGGAGAGGAATGCCACGTGGCAGATGATGCAGTTGTCTTGTGGTACTCATCACCTCATAAACACTACTAGCACTGCCACCCCTACTACTACTCTTCCTCTTCCTAATACTAACTCTGCAGTATCAACAGTACTAGCTCCAGCAATACTAAGCAGAATGGACCAAAACTACTTGTTTAAGTCTCATGATCAATTGAGCATCTTTAATGCTGAACATGACTTCAACAGCAGAAGAGCCtgcaatgaagaagaagaagaagaagaagaaaatgggtTAGGGGAGGAGTCTCAAACCCTTGAATTGTTTCCACTTCACAGCAGCAACAACAGTGACAACATGACTAAAGAGAAAGAGTCAACTGATCGTGACCAGGAGCTAGATATGAATGCAAACTTGACATCTTACCAGTTTTTTGAGTTTCTCCCACTGAAGAACTAG
- the LOC119987507 gene encoding WUSCHEL-related homeobox 1 isoform X1 → MWMMGYNDSGHEFNTPDFHGRKLRPIIPRPVMPSTNNNHPSSTRINGTDFNLAHNHQLGTMGDQGKRLEFSGQQVVVSSRWNPTPEQLRTLEDLYRRGTRTPSADQIQHITVQLRRYGKIEGKNVFYWFQNHKARERQKRRRQTESGPGEQLPHLDVEALETKYSEANRTNHEVEQTKNWTPSTDCSILPEQTISIQRAAKATTMAESCRAVDLHGVCIQFDGEDQLQQQRKNFINMERNATWQMMQLSCGTHHLINTTSTATPTTTLPLPNTNSAVSTVLAPAILSRMDQNYLFKSHDQLSIFNAEHDFNSRRACNEEEEEEEENGLGEESQTLELFPLHSSNNSDNMTKEKESTDRDQELDMNANLTSYQFFEFLPLKN, encoded by the exons ATGTGGATGATGGGTTACAATGACAGTGGTCATGAGTTCAATACACCAGATTTTCATGGGAGAAAACTTAGGCCAATCATTCCAAGGCCAGTCATGCCCTCTACAAACAACAATCACCCCTCCTCTACCCGTATCAATGGCACAGATTTCAATCTTGCACATAATCACCAGCTGG GAACAATGGGTGATCAAGGCAAGAGACTAGAGTTCAGTGGACAACAGGTTGTTGTTAGTTCAAGATGGAATCCAACACCAGAGCAGTTGAGAACTCTCGAAGATTTGTATCGACGGGGGACTCGAACCCCTTCTGCAGACCAAATCCAACACATCACTGTACAACTTAGGAGGTATGGGAAAATTGAAGGGAAGAATGTGTTCTATTGGTTTCAGAATCATAAAGCCAGAGAGAGACAGAAACGACGCCGTCAAACAGAATCCGGTCCCGGAGAACAACTACCTCACCTTGACGTGGAAGCCTTAGAAACCAAATATTCTG AGGCAAACAGGACAAATCATGAAGTTGAACAGACCAAGAACTGGACACCCTCTACAGACTGCAGTATACTACCAGAG CAGACTATTTCAATACAAAGGGCGGCAAAAGCAACAACAATGGCAGAATCATGTAGAGCTGTAGATCTCCATGGTGTTTGCATCCAATTTGATGGTGAGGATCAATTACAGCAGCAGAGAAAGAACTTTATTAATATGGAGAGGAATGCCACGTGGCAGATGATGCAGTTGTCTTGTGGTACTCATCACCTCATAAACACTACTAGCACTGCCACCCCTACTACTACTCTTCCTCTTCCTAATACTAACTCTGCAGTATCAACAGTACTAGCTCCAGCAATACTAAGCAGAATGGACCAAAACTACTTGTTTAAGTCTCATGATCAATTGAGCATCTTTAATGCTGAACATGACTTCAACAGCAGAAGAGCCtgcaatgaagaagaagaagaagaagaagaaaatgggtTAGGGGAGGAGTCTCAAACCCTTGAATTGTTTCCACTTCACAGCAGCAACAACAGTGACAACATGACTAAAGAGAAAGAGTCAACTGATCGTGACCAGGAGCTAGATATGAATGCAAACTTGACATCTTACCAGTTTTTTGAGTTTCTCCCACTGAAGAACTAG